A single genomic interval of Ketobacter sp. MCCC 1A13808 harbors:
- a CDS encoding CopD family protein has translation MAIALALHVLSVVIWVGGMFFAYMALRPVAAQLLEPPLRLQLWSQVFARFFPWVSLAVVLILATGLWMIFGFYGGMGQTRPYIHIMMLLGLIMTAIYGHVFFAPYRRLKQAVAGQDWAEGGRRLGQIRMLIGINLSLGLVVVALATLGRYL, from the coding sequence ATGGCCATCGCATTGGCGCTACACGTATTATCGGTCGTGATTTGGGTTGGAGGGATGTTCTTCGCCTACATGGCCCTGCGACCGGTTGCCGCTCAATTATTGGAGCCGCCCCTGCGCTTACAGTTATGGAGCCAGGTTTTTGCACGCTTTTTCCCCTGGGTTTCATTGGCGGTGGTACTTATTCTCGCCACTGGTCTGTGGATGATATTTGGATTCTATGGCGGCATGGGTCAAACCCGCCCCTATATACACATCATGATGTTGCTGGGTTTGATCATGACGGCCATTTACGGCCATGTGTTCTTCGCACCCTACCGCCGTTTGAAACAAGCCGTTGCAGGGCAGGACTGGGCCGAGGGTGGCCGCCGCCTGGGGCAAATTCGGATGCTAATCGGCATTAATTTGAGCCTGGGCCTGGTTGTGGTGGCGCTGGCAACCCTAGGGCGCTACCTTTAG